The region GGGACAATAGTATTATGGCATTGGACAGATAGAGCAGATCCCTTGTGAGAGGAACTAGTAGTAGAGACAACCATTGGAGGTGGTGGCGGAGGTGGTGGTGGTTGGTTTGGCTCTTGCATTTTAGATTTGCTGCTGAAGGATGGTGGATGCAAGGGTGGGGGTAGGGGTAGGGGTGGAGGCAGGGGTGGAGATGGCGATTGAGAGGAGTTGAAAGGGGGTgggggaggaggaggaggaggtggACCATTGTTTGTAGATTCAGGTGATGTTGAAAACGCTCTACCAGAAAAACTAAGAGGTGGAGGTGGTGCAGGTGGTGGAGGACCTCTTTTGGTAGTGACAGGCAAAGATATTGCAGGATTCCTTTCGGACAAACCAGGAAGAGGAGGGGGTGGGGGTGGAGGTGGGGGTGCAGATGGCTTCGATGTAATGATGTTAACAGATGAAGGTAGATGTAGAGGaggaggaggtggtggtggtggtggtggtggtggtggtccAGGAGGTGCAAATCCTGAAGAAAGACTTTTACTAGGTACCGGAGGTGGTGCTGGTGGTGTGGGTACAAGAGGTGCTGAAGATTCCAGCGGAGATGAATGAGATGGCATTCCAGAACATGACACTACCTGAACAGCTTCAACTGATGCATGATCTAAATCTTGTAAACTATCGCTTTCTGAATGTAAGGGAACTTTATCAACAACGTCTGGTGGCAGAAACCTTGCTGGATCCCCCAAAGGCTTATTGATCACGTCAAATGCTTCATCTGAACTATCAGCAGTGCTAGATGCATTGTTTTCCTCCTCAGAATCAACAGGAGATGCGTATAAATTTCCTTTGTTCTGCAATCTGGACAATTCTTTTACATCACTCAAGACAGAAAGTTGTTTAAGTAGCCACAAAGCAGCATCGTCACTGTTATCAACCCACTCAACACCACTAAAGAGTTCTTGAACACGAGAAAAAGCTTCAATAGGTAATCCCCCTTTCTCCTCACCATTCAAAACTGTTATAGGAGCCTTAGGTGGGGTGGAATTTTCAACCTTCCCAAACAAAACCTGAGTTTAGAAGTTTATTGAATTAGAGATACAAATGCTGAAGAAACTAAAGAATCATGAGTTCATGACTAAAACTAATAACACCTTAGGTTTTGGAAAAATATGGTAGGAGGTTAGTGGCTAAGAAAGTGAATTGCTTATAGCGGTTGGCCTTTGCTCTTCCTTCTCATGATACATCCAAAATCCTAAAAGAGGCTCAAAAAGATATTTACCTCTGCTCGGAATCCTTTTGGAAACCGCTCCTTTGAGTCCCAAAGAATGTCCAAGTTCTCAGAGTTCAGCATCAATATGTTGGATCGAATAAATGCAGTGTTGAACATTACACGAAACATCATAACTTCCCTTTCAGGATCCAAATCCAAATGGACACACTCCAATACAACATCTCCTTGCACTGAACACTGGATGTCAATTTTAATCACATCACAGTCTGCCTGcaacaaggaaaaaaaaatcatttttcagaAGTTAACAcggaaaacaaaaattaatagaaaaaatttgGGGGGGGGGACTTTTACCTGACGATAATGTCGAAGCATCTTCCTTTTCTTGGACATGGAGAACAGCATCTGCGTGGACAGGCCATCTCTGTTATGTAGGTTCCTACCAAAAATGCGAATAATTGGCCTACATCCATTTTGGGCATCAAAGCTCGGAATGGCTCGAAGAATGATACAATCTAAAGAAAGAGCACGCTCAGGAGGAGGCCATTCAGGAGCTATATTCCTTCGAGCTACGTACTGAAGGTAGCGAAGCTGAGAAGGGAAGGGATTTAAAGGTGAAAGGAGCTGCAAGAAGCCCTTGGGAGCCTCTCGATGAACAATTTCAAGGGTCTTGCGCTCTCCACTGTGCagttttttaaaaatcaagaaaCTAGCTAGCAGAAATGCCAAAAGTGGCCACCCCCCTCTTTCACAATGTAGAAGAACGACATTTTGATGATTCCCAAGTGAAAGCCAACTTTCACAAACACGAAGAAAATGCTGAATTAGAGACAATGGGAGCAGGGGACAACCCTCATATTGTCGTGGATAGTCCAATACAGTAACATCATATTGACATAAAATTTCCGCGAAATCACTTGGTTTTTCACCTTCACGAAAATTGAAAGCCAGAAATGATGACTCCGGGAACTCTTCATGTAACTCGGTCACAATTTCGTGTAGGTATACTTGGTACATACCATCAGGCAAGACTTCAGTGGAGAAGCAGGAATCGAAAACTGCATTAATTTAGATCAAATTCACTTAACAATAAAAAATACACAAAGAGACTCCAAATCAAACAAGCTGAGGTTAAAGAATTCTTTTAGCACATACCGTATACTCTCTCAACAAATTCAAGCAACCCATCCGGGGGTCTTCTATAAAAAAACCTACTAAGAAGTGTCATCTCTGCCAATACAATTTCACCCAATGAGCTAAAAATACCCTCAAAAACAACAATAAGAACAAGAACCCGCGAAACTGTTCCAATTTGTTGCCACGTGCTTGCAATTTTACAGAGAAAAATCAACGGcagcaaaataaaaacaaaaaagaacaaaGATGCAATTATTTAAAGCAATTCAACCAGAAACGAAATTTATAAACAGCAGAGCCACGCTCAATGACTTCGATTTGAAATAAAGCGAACCATTTATTCCTTAAAAAAACACATAATACAAGAAAACAAAATAGTTGAGGTCAAGGGGGCTAGCCCTTATAATTTTTGGAGCTAGGGGGCTAGCAGGGCCCCGgccccaattttttttatttaaacccttataatttataaaattttaaattattagtgGTAAATTTGCACTTTGACCCTAAATGATAAAAATCTGATTTAATCCTTTGAAAGTAATagagatatagactattaaagtggtgaaattgtatttttattatcgtaaaaatatacaatttaattttgaccctcaaaaaaaaatttagctctACCACTGATTGACAATATACTTTTTTATTCCGcaagtaatttaaaaaatttgtcatatatctcttttttttaatatttattttttagtattataATATACTTTTGTAGGAGATTTGTCACCCCCTTAGCCTTACTTGCTAAGTTTTTTCAAGTTTGTTATAGAATTACTTGAGCTGAACATGTGTCATTCTCGAAAGGCACCAGGTGGACGCCTAAAAACGATTCTCTACTTCCCGTCAATCAAGACGTCCTCAATTGTTCAACCTCTTGAAACTAACTAGCCGCCGTGAAAACCATTCGTCCTAAGAGGCAACATCTCCTTCGTCAAACTACCTACTCACTATAGTCTGACTATTCGCAATTTGAATGCTTCCCCAAGTGCGAGCATTGCCCTTAGTAATCTTTAGAACCCACTTGAACATAATAACATCATACTCCCTCAAAAGGCATAACAGAAAGGATCTTACTATGCATGTCCCTCACGTACTCCA is a window of Gossypium hirsutum isolate 1008001.06 chromosome D08, Gossypium_hirsutum_v2.1, whole genome shotgun sequence DNA encoding:
- the LOC107909118 gene encoding LOW QUALITY PROTEIN: formin-like protein 14 (The sequence of the model RefSeq protein was modified relative to this genomic sequence to represent the inferred CDS: inserted 1 base in 1 codon; substituted 1 base at 1 genomic stop codon), producing the protein MTLLSRFFYRRPPDGLLEFVERVYVFDSCFSTEVLPDGMYQVYLHEIVTELHEEFPESSFLAFNFREGEKPSDFAEILCQYDVTVLDYPRQYEGCPLLPLSLIQHFLRVCESWLSLGNHQNVVLLHCERGGWPLLAFLLASFLIFKKLHSGERKTLEIVHREAPKGFLQLLSPLNPFPSQLRYLQYVARRNIAPEWPPPERALSLDCIILRAIPSFDAQNGCRPIIRIFGRNLHNRDGLSTQMLFSMSKKRKMLRHYRQADCDVIKIDIQCSVQGDVVLECVHLDLDPEREVMMFRVMFNTAFIRSNILMLNSENLDILWDSKERFPKGFRAEVLFGKVENSTPPKAPITVLNGEEKGGLPIEAFSRVQELFSGVEWVDNSDDAALWLLKQLSVLSDVKELSRLQNKGNLYASPVDSEEENNASSTADSSDEAFDVINKPLGDPARFLPPDVVDKVPLHSESDSLQDLDHASVEAVQVVSCSGMPSHSSPLESSAPLVPTPPAPPPVPSKSLSSGFAPPGPPPPPPPPPPPPPLHLPSSVNIITSKPSAPPPPPPPPPLPGLSERNPAISLPVTTKRGPPPPAPPPPLSFSGRAFSTSPESTNNGPPPPPPPPPPFNSSQSPSPPLPPPLPLPPPLHPPSFSSKSKMQEPNQPPPPPPPPPMVVSTTSSSHKGSALSXPMPXYYCPSPPPPPPIAGLARPGSIPPPPPPPKAPPAPPPKAPPPPPPKAPPARPPPPPPKAPTAPPPPPPPKGSAVPPPPPPLKGHAVPPPPPPPKGPAVPPPPPGARLPGAKVSSVPPPPPASSGRGKALGQTGHGRGRGIGVSNTPKKNSLKPLHWVKVTRAMQGSLWADSQKQDNQSRAPEIDMSELESLFSAASASDGSSAKLGGRRGSNINKPEKVQLVELRRAYNCEIMLTKIKIPLPDMINAVLALDSSALDIDQVENLIKFCPTKEDMELLKNYTGDKAMLGKCEQFFLELMKVPRVESKLRVFAFRITFSSQVDDLRSNLSIINNATREVKESAKLRQIMQTILTLGNALNQGTARGSAVGFKLDSLLKLSDTRARNNKMTLMHYLCKLLSEKMPELLDFDKDLVHLEAASKIQLKNLAEEMQAVSKGLEKVEQELTASDNDGDISLGFQKVLKNFLDTAEAEVRSLISLYSEVGRSADSLSQYFGEDPARCPFEQVTQILVVFVKMFKKSREENEKLADAEKKKLEKEAVKERAAANVTVKKDGTDMNEPNLTSHILNSHILKHAP